atccaactattttctctgtagttgcgtattctgatcttacttattctatcttattgagttttatctttcctaagatttactcgagatttatcttcgttgggtaagatataaaaagtaatcacaacagttcttcgtctcagactcttgtgattccgcaataactttttttgttaattagttgggttattgtgaaatgattgatatttctaggatgcacttcgggagtataagtccgcattatcaattagttcctgttcaccttgatttatcaaaacatggaacaaaaattgaataaagaatagacatatctgcgagagacaaatttgtttataagtcttcgactttggttcgtagcaactgttagttgtgggtgcggtcaactaagggaatcaagtgcgcagaatccggcatggttcgaTTATTTGATCAAATGTGTTTAATACCGCTGAAAACCTCATCTTCAAAAAAATCCTCTCCATCCACCTCTTCTCCCCATCATCCATTTCAAGAAAATGCAAGTATCGAAAGAAAATGACACACCATTACGTTCAGATTACAAATTAGCGAAGTGAGTCCTCATTTCCATCTTGATTTTGTCATGCTCAAGTCAATCCTCGCCGTCTATCTCAATCTTGGAAATATTGTTTCTCTTTTTGCTACCACATTGTAATCATATGAAAATAAGAAGTATTTGAATCCCCATCTGAACTCATTTTATTTAGCTCTAGCAAACCATTTTTTTTGGCCTCCATTGCATCAGTAGCTTTCAACTTCAAATCACTTATCACCCTTTTTCAAATTGTAATTGACTCAAAGGGCTTGCTTCCTCCAGCCGGTCCAATTGGTCAATCTTAAAAGTTGATTCATTCTTCTCCTTCTTAACGAGGCCAAATTTCTCCCTGCTCCAATTCTTGTGAAAGTATTTTAGATTCTGCAACTTCGTGAAGAACACACGATTAGCATGCCCATTATACTCTATAACGCTCCACCATTCTTCCACATTAAAGAAATCTTCATGGAACTCTTTAACTTAACGATCAAATTGTCTTTcctataaaaatcaacaaaaaccaaaaaagacCCAAGGCATGCTTATTGGGCTTTGCTAATttattttgggtttacaaatgCTCCTCATTTTTCTTCAATCTTGGATTCTTGGGTTAACACTTACACATCATAATGTCATCATATTCATCTACACCTCTAGAAAATCCCATGGTCTTCTTTGCTTAAACGAAACATGAACTCAAAAACATCTTCTCTCAAACAAAAATCCAAAACCATAATTTTCTAGTCGGTATTATTTATAACCAACCAAAGGAGACTAAGGAATCCCAACAACTACGTGTTCAATAAGTCTACCACTTGTTCTTCTTTCCTCTCCATAAAATATCATACGCATAAATAAGATAGACTTCTTTCATAACATTTTCTACCAAAAGAAAATATCAAACCCTTACATCTTTCATTTATCAAAACCATCATCATCGTCTTCGTCGTACCAGAAAAGAAGTAATCTCGCAAAATGAGTCCGGTGGTTGCATATCAATTGGCGACAGGTTTGAGTGTATTAGTCGGAGCAGTCCTTGTAAAAACAGTAATGGATAAACCAATGGCAGGACCAATGACGCGGTGCCCAAGCTGTAATGGCACAGGAAGAGTAAACTGTATGTGTTCGCGATGGTCCGATGGAGATGTTGGTTGTCGATCGTGTGCTGGTTCAGGGCGCAGTGCTTGCAGTAGTTGCGGCGGGTCTGGTACCGGTCGACCGTTACCAGTGCAAGTTTCAGTACG
This genomic stretch from Papaver somniferum cultivar HN1 chromosome 5, ASM357369v1, whole genome shotgun sequence harbors:
- the LOC113281075 gene encoding uncharacterized protein LOC113281075, which encodes MSPVVAYQLATGLSVLVGAVLVKTVMDKPMAGPMTRCPSCNGTGRVNCMCSRWSDGDVGCRSCAGSGRSACSSCGGSGTGRPLPVQVSVRPPSNPRPY